A genomic region of Raphanus sativus cultivar WK10039 chromosome 6, ASM80110v3, whole genome shotgun sequence contains the following coding sequences:
- the LOC108809380 gene encoding protein yippee-like At3g11230 yields MGRLFLVNLEGKSYSCRHCKTNIALCSDVVSKSFQSRHGKAYLFRKVANVYAGEKEDRMMMTGMHTVVDIYCVKCGSYLGWRYEFAFEKNQKYKEGKSVLERYKVCGPDENN; encoded by the exons ATGGGGAGATTGTTCTTGGTGAATTTGGAAGGGAAGTCATACAGTTGTAGGCACTGCAAAACTAATATTGCCCTCTGCTCTGATGTCGTCTCCaag TCTTTTCAATCCCGCCATGGAAAAGCTTACCTCTTCCGTAAGGT AGCGAATGTGTATGCTGGGGAGAAGGAAGATAGGATGATGATGACTGGAATGCACACCGTTGTCGATATCTACTGCGTCAAATGCGGCTCTTATCTTGGATGGCGATAT GAGTTTGCTTTTGAGAAGAACCAAAAGTACAAGGAAGGCAAATCTGTTCTCGAAAG GTACAAGGTCTGTGGTCCGGATGAGAACAACTAA